A single region of the Salvia splendens isolate huo1 chromosome 18, SspV2, whole genome shotgun sequence genome encodes:
- the LOC121776831 gene encoding uncharacterized protein LOC121776831, with translation MRPADPVTKFTVELRQLAYCTTTDMFDEYLHIGIQLGGSVAKFCECVVEAFDTTYLCKSNATDWQFLMDMHERKHVFLGMLGSIYCMHWEWENCLTPWRGQFTSGYKCTHSTMILEVIVDYRLWIWHAHLGVARSNDDINVLNTSSLFTEQCSGSGPVLEFTANERHHHMGYYLTNGIYPRWPIF, from the coding sequence ATGCGACCGGCAGACCCAGTTACGAAGTTCACGGTTGAGCTTCGTCAGTTGGCCTACTGCACCACGAcagacatgttcgacgagtatctTCACATCGGGATTCAACTGGGCGGGAGTGTGGCAAAATTTTGTGAGTGCGTGGTAGAGGCGTTCGACACCACATATTTGTGCAAGTCGAATGCCACTGATTGGCAGTTCTTGATGGACATGCACGAGAGGAAGCACGTCTTTCTTGGAATGCTAGGGAGCATatattgtatgcactgggagtgggaGAATTGCCTGACaccgtggagaggccaattcactagtgggtATAAGTGTACCCACTCGACAATGATCCTTGAAGTCATCGTTGACTACCGtctttggatctggcatgctcACTTAGGCGTGGCCAGATCAAACGACGACATCAATGTGTTGAACACGTCGTctctcttcaccgagcaatgcagtGGGAGTGGTCCAGTTTTGGAGTTCACTGCCAACGAACGGCACcatcatatggggtactacttaaCAAATGGCATATACCCGAGATGGCCAATTTTTTGA
- the LOC121777151 gene encoding probable aldo-keto reductase 4 encodes MGVSVPRIKLGSQGLEVSKQGLGCMGMSASYGLPKPDHEMIHLIHHAINSGVTFLDTSDAYGPHTNEFLIGKALKGGLREKVQIASKFGIVRKDGVREICGDPEYVRSACEASLKRLDVDYIDLYYVHRIDTRVPIEVTMGELKKLVEEGKIKYVGLSEASASTIRRAHAVHPITAIQNEWSLWSRDLEQELVPTCRELGIGIVTYSPLGRGFFSVGPALIQNLPENDFRKQFPRFKAENLEINKVVYEKISEIATRKGCTPSQLALAWVHHQGDDVCPIPGTTKIDNFNENIGALAVKLTPEEMTELSALADMVNGERHAFMASTWINSDTPPLSSWKVDT; translated from the exons ATGGGAGTGAGCGTGCCTCGGATCAAGCTGGGCTCGCAGGGGCTTGAGGTCTCCAAACAAGGCCTCGGCTGTATGGGCATGTCTGCCAGCTACGGCCTGCCCAAGCCCGACCACGAGATGATCCACCTCATCCACCACGCCATCAACTCCGGCGTCACTTTTCTCGACACCTCCGACGCCTACGGTCCCCACACCAACGAATTTCTTATTGGCAAG GCTTTAAAAGGGGGATTGAGGGAGAAAGTTCAAATTGCTTCTAAGTTTGGGATTGTGCGCAAGGATGGGGTCAGGGAAATATGCGGTGACCCTGAATACGTGAGGTCTGCGTGCGAGGCAAGCTTGAAGCGTCTTGATGTTGACTACATTGATCTATATTATGTTCATAGGATTGACACTCGTGTGCCCATCGAAGTTACG ATGGGAGAACTTAAGAAACTGGTCGAAGAAGGGAAGATAAAATATGTTGGCCTCTCAGAGGCTTCCGCTTCGACAATCAGAAGGGCTCATGCTGTTCACCCAATTACTGCGATCCAGAACGAATGGTCACTGTGGTCGAGAGATTTAGAACAAGAACTAGTTCCCACTTGCAG AGAACTTGGCATTGGAATTGTTACATACAGTCCACTCGGGCGTGGCTTCTTTTCTGTGGGTCCAGCGTTGATACAGAACTTACCAGAGAATGACTTCCGTAAG CAATTTCCAAGGTTTAAGGCCGAGAATCTTGAAATCAACAAGGTCGTATACGAAAAGATCAGTGAAATAGCTACGAGAAAAGGGTGCACCCCTTCTCAGCTGGCATTGGCTTGGGTTCATCACCAAGGAGATGATGTGTGCCCTATTCCTGGCACCACCAAGATTGACAACTTTAATGAGAATATTGGAGCTCTCGCAGTGAAACTAACTCCCGAGGAGATGACCGAGCTCTCTGCTTTGGCTGACATGGTTAATGGGGAGAGGCACGCGTTCATGGCGAGTACATGGATAAATTCCGACACACCACCATTGTCGTCTTGGAAAGTTGATACCTGA